One part of the Triplophysa rosa linkage group LG5, Trosa_1v2, whole genome shotgun sequence genome encodes these proteins:
- the guk1a gene encoding guanylate kinase isoform X2 produces MLSGNVSTTCLIFTRKAFAIVGNDRRAAWVSISCESSRYFNWKVQHSLQKSQLSVQEGKPLTDNVMRHYTKEDAMAGPRPVVMTGPSGAGKSTLLKKLLKEFDGVFGFSVSHTTRKPRPGEENGKDYHYVTRAEMQKSIANGEFIESAEFSGNMYGTSKAAVQAVQARNLICVLDVDMQGVKSIKRTDLNPLYVSVQPPSMDVLEKRLRDRKTESEESLQKRLHAAKVDMEISKEPGLFDAVIINDEVDVAYEILKDALLLEIQKVKVSNKA; encoded by the exons ATGTTATCAGGCAACGTCAGCACGACCTGCTTAATATTCACGAGGAAAGCCtttgccatagtaggaaatgaTAGACGAGCTGCGTGGGTATCTATCTCGTGCGAGTCTTCCAGGTACTTTAACTGGAAAGTTCAACACTCCCTACAAAAATCACAGCTCAGTGTTCAAGAAGGCAAACCATTAACAGACAATGTAATGAGAcattacacaaaagaagacg CGATGGCTGGACCGAGGCCTGTTGTGATGACCGGGCCCTCTGGGGCCGGGAAAAGCACTCTGCTTAAAAAACTGCTCAAGGAGTTCGATGGCGTGTTTGGCTTCAGCGTTTCTC ATACAACACGAAAACCCCGTCCAGGAGAGGAGAATGGGAAAG ATTACCATTACGTAACCAGGGCAGAAATGCAGAAGAGCATAGCAAATGGGGAGTTTATTGAAAGTGCAGAATTTTCAGGGAACATGTATGGAACAAG TAAAGCAGCTGTTCAAGCTGTTCAGGCTCGAAATTTGATTTGCGTTTTGGACGTAGATATGCAGGGTGTGAAGAGCATCAAGCGAACTGATCTCAATCCCTTATATGTGTCTGTCCAGCCCCCGTCAATGGATGTCCTG GAAAAACGATTAAGGGACAGAAAAACAGAATCTGAGGAGAGTCTACAAAAGCGTTTGCATGCAGCAAAGGTTGACATGGAAATAA GCAAAGAGCCGGGATTATTTGATGCAGTCATCATCAATGACGAAGTTGATGTAGCATATGAGATATTAAAAGATGCTCTTCTTCTg GAAATCCAGAAGGTCAAAGTGTCCAACAAGGCTTAA
- the guk1a gene encoding guanylate kinase isoform X1, with translation MLSGNVSTTCLIFTRKAFAIVGNDRRAAWVSISCESSRYFNWKVQHSLQKSQLSVQEGKPLTDNVMRHYTKEDGNRIGADTYTWFDKQRRNLFLETVLSMAGPRPVVMTGPSGAGKSTLLKKLLKEFDGVFGFSVSHTTRKPRPGEENGKDYHYVTRAEMQKSIANGEFIESAEFSGNMYGTSKAAVQAVQARNLICVLDVDMQGVKSIKRTDLNPLYVSVQPPSMDVLEKRLRDRKTESEESLQKRLHAAKVDMEISKEPGLFDAVIINDEVDVAYEILKDALLLEIQKVKVSNKA, from the exons ATGTTATCAGGCAACGTCAGCACGACCTGCTTAATATTCACGAGGAAAGCCtttgccatagtaggaaatgaTAGACGAGCTGCGTGGGTATCTATCTCGTGCGAGTCTTCCAGGTACTTTAACTGGAAAGTTCAACACTCCCTACAAAAATCACAGCTCAGTGTTCAAGAAGGCAAACCATTAACAGACAATGTAATGAGAcattacacaaaagaagacg GAAACCGAATTGGAGCAGACACATACACATGGTTTGATAAGCAGAGGAGAAACCTGTTCTTGGAAACTGTTCTCT CGATGGCTGGACCGAGGCCTGTTGTGATGACCGGGCCCTCTGGGGCCGGGAAAAGCACTCTGCTTAAAAAACTGCTCAAGGAGTTCGATGGCGTGTTTGGCTTCAGCGTTTCTC ATACAACACGAAAACCCCGTCCAGGAGAGGAGAATGGGAAAG ATTACCATTACGTAACCAGGGCAGAAATGCAGAAGAGCATAGCAAATGGGGAGTTTATTGAAAGTGCAGAATTTTCAGGGAACATGTATGGAACAAG TAAAGCAGCTGTTCAAGCTGTTCAGGCTCGAAATTTGATTTGCGTTTTGGACGTAGATATGCAGGGTGTGAAGAGCATCAAGCGAACTGATCTCAATCCCTTATATGTGTCTGTCCAGCCCCCGTCAATGGATGTCCTG GAAAAACGATTAAGGGACAGAAAAACAGAATCTGAGGAGAGTCTACAAAAGCGTTTGCATGCAGCAAAGGTTGACATGGAAATAA GCAAAGAGCCGGGATTATTTGATGCAGTCATCATCAATGACGAAGTTGATGTAGCATATGAGATATTAAAAGATGCTCTTCTTCTg GAAATCCAGAAGGTCAAAGTGTCCAACAAGGCTTAA
- the guk1a gene encoding guanylate kinase isoform X3, with the protein MYVRFMSRHFSGNRIGADTYTWFDKQRRNLFLETVLSMAGPRPVVMTGPSGAGKSTLLKKLLKEFDGVFGFSVSHTTRKPRPGEENGKDYHYVTRAEMQKSIANGEFIESAEFSGNMYGTSKAAVQAVQARNLICVLDVDMQGVKSIKRTDLNPLYVSVQPPSMDVLEKRLRDRKTESEESLQKRLHAAKVDMEISKEPGLFDAVIINDEVDVAYEILKDALLLEIQKVKVSNKA; encoded by the exons ATGTATGTGAGGTTTATGTCCAGACATTTTTCAG GAAACCGAATTGGAGCAGACACATACACATGGTTTGATAAGCAGAGGAGAAACCTGTTCTTGGAAACTGTTCTCT CGATGGCTGGACCGAGGCCTGTTGTGATGACCGGGCCCTCTGGGGCCGGGAAAAGCACTCTGCTTAAAAAACTGCTCAAGGAGTTCGATGGCGTGTTTGGCTTCAGCGTTTCTC ATACAACACGAAAACCCCGTCCAGGAGAGGAGAATGGGAAAG ATTACCATTACGTAACCAGGGCAGAAATGCAGAAGAGCATAGCAAATGGGGAGTTTATTGAAAGTGCAGAATTTTCAGGGAACATGTATGGAACAAG TAAAGCAGCTGTTCAAGCTGTTCAGGCTCGAAATTTGATTTGCGTTTTGGACGTAGATATGCAGGGTGTGAAGAGCATCAAGCGAACTGATCTCAATCCCTTATATGTGTCTGTCCAGCCCCCGTCAATGGATGTCCTG GAAAAACGATTAAGGGACAGAAAAACAGAATCTGAGGAGAGTCTACAAAAGCGTTTGCATGCAGCAAAGGTTGACATGGAAATAA GCAAAGAGCCGGGATTATTTGATGCAGTCATCATCAATGACGAAGTTGATGTAGCATATGAGATATTAAAAGATGCTCTTCTTCTg GAAATCCAGAAGGTCAAAGTGTCCAACAAGGCTTAA
- the guk1a gene encoding guanylate kinase isoform X4, with product MYVRFMSRHFSAMAGPRPVVMTGPSGAGKSTLLKKLLKEFDGVFGFSVSHTTRKPRPGEENGKDYHYVTRAEMQKSIANGEFIESAEFSGNMYGTSKAAVQAVQARNLICVLDVDMQGVKSIKRTDLNPLYVSVQPPSMDVLEKRLRDRKTESEESLQKRLHAAKVDMEISKEPGLFDAVIINDEVDVAYEILKDALLLEIQKVKVSNKA from the exons ATGTATGTGAGGTTTATGTCCAGACATTTTTCAG CGATGGCTGGACCGAGGCCTGTTGTGATGACCGGGCCCTCTGGGGCCGGGAAAAGCACTCTGCTTAAAAAACTGCTCAAGGAGTTCGATGGCGTGTTTGGCTTCAGCGTTTCTC ATACAACACGAAAACCCCGTCCAGGAGAGGAGAATGGGAAAG ATTACCATTACGTAACCAGGGCAGAAATGCAGAAGAGCATAGCAAATGGGGAGTTTATTGAAAGTGCAGAATTTTCAGGGAACATGTATGGAACAAG TAAAGCAGCTGTTCAAGCTGTTCAGGCTCGAAATTTGATTTGCGTTTTGGACGTAGATATGCAGGGTGTGAAGAGCATCAAGCGAACTGATCTCAATCCCTTATATGTGTCTGTCCAGCCCCCGTCAATGGATGTCCTG GAAAAACGATTAAGGGACAGAAAAACAGAATCTGAGGAGAGTCTACAAAAGCGTTTGCATGCAGCAAAGGTTGACATGGAAATAA GCAAAGAGCCGGGATTATTTGATGCAGTCATCATCAATGACGAAGTTGATGTAGCATATGAGATATTAAAAGATGCTCTTCTTCTg GAAATCCAGAAGGTCAAAGTGTCCAACAAGGCTTAA
- the guk1a gene encoding guanylate kinase isoform X5, with protein sequence MAGPRPVVMTGPSGAGKSTLLKKLLKEFDGVFGFSVSHTTRKPRPGEENGKDYHYVTRAEMQKSIANGEFIESAEFSGNMYGTSKAAVQAVQARNLICVLDVDMQGVKSIKRTDLNPLYVSVQPPSMDVLEKRLRDRKTESEESLQKRLHAAKVDMEISKEPGLFDAVIINDEVDVAYEILKDALLLEIQKVKVSNKA encoded by the exons ATGGCTGGACCGAGGCCTGTTGTGATGACCGGGCCCTCTGGGGCCGGGAAAAGCACTCTGCTTAAAAAACTGCTCAAGGAGTTCGATGGCGTGTTTGGCTTCAGCGTTTCTC ATACAACACGAAAACCCCGTCCAGGAGAGGAGAATGGGAAAG ATTACCATTACGTAACCAGGGCAGAAATGCAGAAGAGCATAGCAAATGGGGAGTTTATTGAAAGTGCAGAATTTTCAGGGAACATGTATGGAACAAG TAAAGCAGCTGTTCAAGCTGTTCAGGCTCGAAATTTGATTTGCGTTTTGGACGTAGATATGCAGGGTGTGAAGAGCATCAAGCGAACTGATCTCAATCCCTTATATGTGTCTGTCCAGCCCCCGTCAATGGATGTCCTG GAAAAACGATTAAGGGACAGAAAAACAGAATCTGAGGAGAGTCTACAAAAGCGTTTGCATGCAGCAAAGGTTGACATGGAAATAA GCAAAGAGCCGGGATTATTTGATGCAGTCATCATCAATGACGAAGTTGATGTAGCATATGAGATATTAAAAGATGCTCTTCTTCTg GAAATCCAGAAGGTCAAAGTGTCCAACAAGGCTTAA